In the genome of Defluviitalea raffinosedens, the window CCGCATCTATTTTACTGGTAATAATGGTTCCAAAAACATCTGCCGATACAAATACACCTAAGGGTTTTAATTCCTTTACTGCATATTCTGTAAACTCAGTGATAATCTCTGTTTTCGTTTTCGTTTCAGCCAAAGGCCCCAAATCAACAGATTTCATTCCTGCTGAAGTATCAAAGCGAATATAGTCAAACTGGATTTCTTTAAAACCTACTTTTGCTGCTTCCTTAGCGATATCGATCACATAATCCCATACTTCTTTATTGTAAGGATTGACCCACGCGATTCCTTTGGCACGAAAAATACTGCCGTCTTGATTTTTAATCGCAAAATCTGGTCTTTTTTCTGCTAGATAAGGATCTTTAAAAGCTACAATCCGAGCAATGGGAAAAATATTATTTTCCCTTAACTGATCCATTAACTCATGAATATCCTTAATTCCTACCCTGTCCGTTGCACCGATTTCCTTTGCAATAGGGACATCTGCATCAAAGGTAATATATCCATCATCGCTTTTTACATCTATAACCATAGCATTAATCTCAGTGGTATTTGCGATTTCGATCAGTTCGTCCATATATTGAGGTATGCCAGCTTTCCAGCCTGTAACATAGATCGCTTTTACTTTCTTCGGCTCTAAGTAGGCAGCGTAATCAATCGGAGGCTGTGGCATATAATTTTCAAAGGACAGTATGGAACTTTTTTTGACATCTTGAGTATGATCAGAAGCATTTTTGTCATTTGCTTCTACATTATTCTTAAAATTAAGATACCCTGATCGATGAAGGGAATATCCTCCAATTCCTATTGCAAGAATACCTAAAAAAATTCCTAATATTATAAACTTAAAACCTTTTTGGCCCATATTCATCTTCCACCTTTATCCATCATTCTATATGCCATGTCCCATTATTATACCATATAAATTCTCTTGATTCGACATATTTTTATTTTATCTTTTTTATTATATGTTTAACTCAGACGCAATATGATGGTAAAAAAATAAGTGATGAACCAAAGTTCATCACTTATTTTTTGTTTTCTATAGGTTTCATGGTTGGGAACAGAAGCACGTCTCTTATGGAATAGGAATTTGTAAGGAGCATAACAAGTCTGTCTATTCCTATTCCTAAACCTCCTGTTGGCGGCATACCGTATTCTAAGGCTGTTAAGAAGTCCTCGTCGATCATGTTGGCTTCTTCATCTCCTGCCGCTCTTAATTCTTCCTGGTATTCAAATCTCTTTCTCTGGTCTATTGGATCATTAAGTTCTGAGAATGCATTAGCAAATTCACGGGCAGTAATAAAAAGCTCAAATCTTTCTGTATAATCTGGATTGTCGGGTTTTCTCTTAGCCAATGGAGAGATTTCTACCGGATGATCCATGATAAAGGTCGGCTGGATCAAGTTCTTTTCTACATATTCTTCAAAGAACAGATTGAGGATATCTCCTTTTTTATGGCGTTCTTCATATTCGATATGATGTTTCTTTGCAAGTTCTCTCGCTTCTTCAAGGGTATGGATCTCATTAAAATCTACATTAGCATATTGCTTTACTGCTTCGACCATTGTAAGTCTTGCAAACGGTTTTTCTAAATCGATTTCATCTTGTCCATAGGTTACTTTTGCTGTACCTAAAACATTCTTAGCCACAGTACGAATAAGGTTTTCTGTCAAATCCATCATGCCATAGTAATCTGTATAAGCTTGGTATAATTCTAAAAGAGTAAATTCTGGATTATGTCTTACAGACATTCCTTCATTTCTAAATACGCGACCGATTTCGTATACTCTTTCCATTCCACCGACAATAAGACGTTTTAGATGGAGTTCAAGAGCAATTCTCATATACATATCTATATCCAATGTATTATGATGAGTGATAAATGGCCTTGCAGCAGCACCTCCGGGGATTGTATGAAGCACTGGAGTTTCTACTTCCAGGAAATCTTTATCATCTAAAAATCTTCTTATTTCTTTGATAATCGCAGTTCTCTTAATAAAGGTATCTTTTACCTCAGGATTTACAATAAGGTCTAAATATCTTTGACGGTAACGAAGGTCTGTGTCTTTTAATCCATGCCATTTTTCAGGAAGAATCTGAAGGCTTTTTGAAAGCAATACAACTTCTTCTGCTTTAATGGAGATTTCTCCTTTTTTGGTCTTAAATACTTCCCCTTTAGCCCCTATAATATCGCCAATATCAAAACGTTTGAATTCTTCATAAGCTTCTTCTCCAATGCCGTCTTTTCTAACATAAATCTGAATTCTGCCCTGACGATCCTGTACATCACAGAAGGAAGCTTTTCCCATAATTCTCTTGGACATCATACGTCCTGCTACGCAAACAATTTGCCCTTCCATTGCTTCAAAATTCTTATGAATGTCTTCACTGTGATGGGTTACGTCGTATTTTACCAGCTTGAAGGGGTCTTTACCTTTTTCTTGAAGTTCACTTAACTTCTCTCTTCTGATTCTTAATAATTCATTAAGATCCTGTTCTTCCGTTTCCAAATGGAGTTGGTTTTCTTCCGACATCCGTCTTCCTCCTTAGCTTATTTCTTATTATTATCTATATATTTCAAGTATTTTAAACTCCAGTTTTCCTTCAGGCACTTCAACTTCAACAACATCTCCTACTTTATGGCCTATTAAAGCAGCCCCTACAGGAGATTCATTGGAAATTTTACCTTCTGAAGGATCTGCTTCTGTAGAACCTACAATCGCATAATCCAATACTTCATCAAATTCCATGTCTTGAATCTTCACTCTGCAGCCGAGGTTTATTACATCCACATTAACATCATCTTCATCTATTACATGGGCGTTGCGAAGAATCTTCTCTATTTCTACAATTCTTGTTTCGATTTCAGCCTGTTCTTCTTTGGCTGCATCGTATTCTGCGTTTTCAGAAAGATCCCCCTGTCCTCTGGCTTCTTTGATTTTTTCCGCAACTTCTTTTCTGCGAATAGTCTTTAACTCTTGAAGTTCTTTCTCTAATTTATCCAAGCCTTCGTAAGTTAAAACGATCTTTTTTTCTGCCATAAAGCAACTCCCTTTCTATTCACAATTGATTTAATTTAAAGTATATTAAAGTTCCATCCCCATATTCTTAGGATTATATCGCACCTGAATTATGTTGTCAATATCATGGTTTGGCTTGTCTTCCTTCGCTTATACAATATTGCCGTAACGACAAAAATTCTCTACCTTCCATCCGTCTTTTACGATTTCTTTATGAATCTGCTTTAAATCGCCTAAAGTATATTCTTTAGACACGATAAGATCAAACCACTCCTTTGATGCAAACCAGATCATTTCACAAAAAGCAGTGGAATATTGCTTCCCCTGTACAGAAAGTATAAAATCATCTATAACCTTTAAATCAGGACATTTTATGAGTATATTCTTTACCATCTCCTTGTTGTCTCCTATATAGAAATACATTGCTCTTTTATTGCAATAGTAGAAATCCGTATGAGGTATATCTCGGCAATCTATAATAACATCAGTATACTCAAGGACTGTTTTTTTATTATGCGACAAAAGCTGCAAATTTAGTCCTACATCATCATAGATTTCTTCTGATTTTACTTTAAATCTTTCTGTTTCATCACTAATTATGTTTAAGTAATTGACGCAGGGATAAATTAAATCCAGTATTAAATCCGTTGTTTTATTCTTTCCATCTAATATAGTTACTTCTGTATCTTCTAAAGACCTGCCTGCAACTTTTAAAATAGCCCAATAAATAAAAAAAGGTATTACATAATCTCCCTTTGAGATCGGAATAGAATAATATAACTTGTTCTTTCCCTTTTCTGAAAAGCAAATCATTTTCACTTTCTTTTCTTCTAAAATTTCCATTACCCTGTCCATTAGTTTTTGAAGATATCGCTCGGATTTCCCATTGGCCTCTTCTATAGTCAAAGGAAGCTGTACTTCGAAAAACGATGTCTCTAAAAAAGGTACTTCTTCTACTTTTACAGGACAGTTTTTTAGAATATATTGATCCTTTAAGAAAGAAGGCAGTTTTTTGATCCAGTTATAACCCAAGTTGACCTCGTCCGATGTTTTTGCCCAATGTAAATATGCAACCTTTTTCATCTTTCCTCCCCTTTTCTCTCAAGCTTCCGCTTTATATATGATTGTATGTGGAGGAGAGGAAAATATTACAAAAACCGGATCGCCTTTAAAGCGATCCTGTTAAAATTGCTCCAGATATTCTTTTAGAAGTTTTTCCATTTCTTCGTAATTTTGAGCCTCATTAATCTTATTTCTGAGAACTCCTGCTTTAAGCAATCCTTTAGTATACCATGAAACATGCTTTCGCATTTCTCTTATCCCGATGTATTCTCCTTTAAATTCTATGAGCATACGGGCATGGCGAAGGGCCATATCTATTTTTTCCTGGGGGGAGGGTTCTTCTAGAATTTCTCCGGTTTGTAAGTAATGAAGCACTCTTTTAAAAATCCACGGATTACCTTGAGCACCTCGACCAATCATAATGGCATCACAATTGGTTTCTTCAAATAATCTTTTGGCAGTTTCAGGGCTTACAACATCCCCATTGCCAATGACAGGAATAGACACCGCTTCTTTAACTTGCCTTATAATATTCCAATCGGCTTTTCCACTGTAAAACTGTTCCCTGGTTCTCCCATGAACGGCTATGGCTGCTGCCCCGCTTTCCTCTGCAATTTTAGCAACTTCTACAGCTGTAATGGTATTGTCATCAAATCCTTTTCGAATTTTAATTGTAACCGGCTTTTTTACTGCGGAGGAAACTGCCTTTACGATTTCTCCAATCTGCTTTGGATTTTTCATTAAAGCAGAGCCTTCTCCATTTTTTGTGATTTTAGGTGCAGGACATCCCATATTGATATCAATCATATCAATATCACTTTCTTCAATCTTTTTTGCCATTTCCGCCAAAATCCTAGCATCAGAACCAAAAAGCTGAACAGCCACAGGATGTTCTCTTTCATCTACCGCCAAAAGCTGCTTGGTATTTTCATTGTCATACAGAAGGCCCTTTGCGCTGACCATTTCTGTGTAAACTAAGCCACAACCCATTTCTTTGCAAAGAAGTCTAAAGGGCAGATCTGTAACCCCTGCCATAGGAGCTAAAAATACCGAATTTGGAATGTCTATATCTTTTATTTTCATGAAATCCTCCTACTTATTTTTTTCGTAAATGATTCTAAGGCCTTGCAGAGTTAAAAAACCATTGACTTCTTCTATTGTCTTGGATTCAGGGGCAATGACTTTTGCCAGACCTCCCGTTGCAATAACTTTTGCCTCCGGTGACTTCATCTCTTTTTTAATACGTTTTACGATATAATCGACTTGTCCAACATATCCATATACCAATCCGGATTGCATACTGTCTATGGTGTTTTTTCCAATCACCCGATCCGGCTTTTGAATTTCTACCTTCGGAAGTTTTGCCGCCCTTTGCCACAGGGCATCAGCAGATATATTAATCCCCGGTGAAATCACTCCACCGATATAATTTCCTTCTTTGTCTATAACATCATAGGTGGTTGCTGTTCCAAAGTCAATGATAATAGCTGGTCCTCCATAAAGCTTCAGAGCTGCAACAGCATTCACAATTCTGTCCGCTCCTAATTCCCTGGGATTATCCGTTCTGATATTGAGTCCTGTTTTGATCCCCGGTCCTACAATTAAAGGGTTAATGCAAAGATATTTTCGGATACCATGCTCAAGGGAATACATAATATCGGGAACCACAGAAGCAATAACCACTTGCTCCATACTTTTGGGGTTAATATCGTTATGCTGTAATAAATTATATATGAACATACCTAACTCATCGGAGGATTTATAACCGTGAGTACTCATTCTCCAATAAGCGGTTAATTTTTCTCCCTCATAAGCGCCCAGAACAATATTGGTATTACCGACATCAATAGCTAATATCATGCTCTTTCCTTCTTTCATTAGTATATAAAAGCAGACACATAGTGTCTGCTGATCAATCCTTAAATATTATATATTTTTTTCAATCCTTTTACAATGACAACCGTCAAAATTGCTGCCACGATCATTTCGGGAATTCCATTGGCTGTAGCAATTCCCAGCAAAATCACCTTTGCAGTACCTGATTTGCCTACAGCGCTGAATGCTTCAACGACCCTTTGGGCATAAAGAATATACATCATTCCTAATACCAGGACCGTATTGGTACAGCTTCCAATCATCGCTCCCGCTATAATGGAGATATAATCATTGGCAAATTTTTGGATACCATAATATCCATAGTAAGCCATGATTCCTACTAATATCCTCGGTAAAACGGATACTAAAGGATTCATAAAGGCAAAGGACAATATACTGGTAGGCTGGGTCAGATTTCTAATGAGACTGGCAAGTCCAAAGGATAATCCTACAATCCCACCTACTAAAGGGCCTCCGGTCATGCCTCCAATAATTGTCGGAACGTGAGCAATGGTTGCACTAACAATAGGCAGTCGAATGGTGCCTATAGGCGTTGCATCCAAAATAATAGAAATTGCCACCAGCATTCCGGTTAAAACGAGCTTTTGCGTTGAGCTTCTTTTGGCTAATGCTGTTTGATTCACTTTTTCACCTCCGTTCTCGTTCCGTAAGGATACAAGACGCATCATATAATGTTTTTCATAGTCTGATTTTAATAATATATAATTTCTTGCTTTCTATAAAATATGCGTAGAAACTATATAATAATAAATATCAGCTATGGAATTTATTATAGCAAAAATAAGTGAAACTTCAATCACTGTTTTTTCTTTTTTCAGTTTCTTTTAAAATAGCTTCCTTTATGGGTTGTCCTTCTGGCGTCATGTATATCTTATACCATAGTTTCAACATTTTGATCAGTTCCCTTTGTTCCGATTCTAATCTTTTGATTTCCAAAGGCACCCCTATTTCATCAAAATCATAATCACATTCTTCCGCCCTGGCTTCAAAATACACTTCTCCATTTTCATAAAATCCAATGGTAAAAATGGCATGCAGTTTTTCTGCTAAAGAAATGCAAATCATTCGAAGTTCATTTCTGATAGAAGTGGGAATCCCATCGAATTCCGGATTGCTATAATATTTCTGAGTATAATAAGAAGCTGAAAATATCACTTTTTTCTCCATTTGATCATCTCCTAAATATAACCGTATAATCCCCTGACAGAAACTTCTCCTGAAAAAACAGTAATAACTTGTCCATCTTGCTTTTCTACCATAAGTTCTCCTTCTTTGGACAGATCTACTGCTTTACCGATAAATTCCTCATTTCTATGGATAATTTTTACCTCTTTTCCAAGGGTTAAACAGTGGTTCTTATATTTTTCAAGCAAATCTTCCATATCTTGATTCTTCATATAGAGTTCATAATATTGTTCAAGGTACATTAAAATGGCTTTTACGATCTCTTTTCTGTCATACTCCTTTTCCCCTTCGATTTTTAAAGAGGTAGCAGTATTTTTTAAGTCTTCTGGAAAGGAATCCGTATTCACGTTAATGCCTATCCCCAGAATAATATAATTGATTTTTTCCATTTCAGCGCTCATTTCTGTTAATATGCCGCATATTTTTTTATTGTGCAGCACAAGATCATTAGGCCATTTTATTTGAACCGGAAGTCCTGTTGCCTCCTTTATTCCTTCACAAACCGCAAGTCCTGCCAATAAAGTAATTTTAGAAGCATCTGTAGGTGCAATAGACGGTCTTAAAATCACCGACATCCATATGCCCGTTCCGGCCGGAGAAATCCAAGTTCTTCCCAGTCTCCCCCTGCCAGCCAACTGTTCCTCCGATATGACTATGGTACCTTCCTTTTCGCCGCTGGCGGCCAGTTTTTTAGCTTCTTTATTGGTTGAATCGATCTGATGATAATGAACAATCTTTCTTCCCAGCCATTTGGTTTTTAAATGATATAAAATTTCGTCTTCTGTCAATAAATCAGGAGTTTCCTGAAGTAAATATCCCTTTTTTGTAACGGATTCTATGACATATCCTTCTTCCTTCAGATGAGAAATAACTTTCCAGATAGCAGTTCTTGAAACACCTAAAACTTTGCTTATTTCTTCTCCGGATACATATCCGTCGGAGTCCTTTAATAATTGCAGAATTTTTGATTTCATCTTGTACTCTCCTAATCTATGTATTGAAACAAAACACTACAGCTTATACTGTAGTGTTTTCACTGGAAATCTCTGAAATTTCTTCTTTGGAAGTTTCTGTTTCACTTTGAGAAGTTTCCGATTTTTCTTCCTTCTCTTCAACTTTATTAAATAATTCTGCGAATTCTTTTCCTGATATTTTTTCTTTTTCCATTAAAAGCTGTGCTGTCTTATGGAGGATATCGATATGATTTCTTAAAATAGCCTGAGCTTCTTCATACGCGTGCTCAATAATCGCTCTGATTTCTCTGTCAATCGCTCCTGCCACTGCTTCTCCATAATTTCTTGTATGAGCAAGATCTCTGCCTATAAATACTTCGTCGTTGTCATCTCCAAATTGAATAGGGCCGAGGCTGCTCATACCGTATTTCGTTACCATATTTCTTGCAATAGCTGTAGCCCGCTCTATATCATTGGAAGCCCCGGTGGTAATATCGTCTAAAATAATCTTTTCAGCGGCTCTTCCTCCAAGAAGGCTTATGATTTCCTGTTCCATACGCTTCTTAGTCATATACATTTTGTCTTCTCCAGGAAGAGGCATTGTATAACCTCCTGCCATTCCTGTGGGAATAATAGAAATGCTATGAACCGGATCAAGTTCCGTAAGCACCTGATGAATAATCGCATGACCTGCTTCGTGATATGCAGTAATTTTCTTTTCTTTTTCAGAAATCACTCGACTCTTCTTTTCAGTACCAATACCAACTTTTACAAATGCCTTCTGAATAGTTTCCATATTGATTGCGCGTTTACTTTCTCTGGCTGAAAGCAATGCGGCTTCATTAAGTAAATTTTCAAGATCCGCCCCTGTAAAGCCAGCGGTTGTTTGCGCAACTACTTTAAGATCTACATCTTCTTCAAGAGGCTTTCCTTTTGCATGGACCTTCAGAATTTCTTCTCTTCCCTTTACATCTGGTCTACCTACTACAACCCTTCTGTCAAAACGGCCGGGACGGAGCAACGCAGGGTCAAGTATATCCGCTCTGTTAGTCGCTGCGATAACAATAACCCCTTCATTCACTCCGAAACCATCCATCTCAACAAGTAATTGGTTCAGAGTTTGTTCTCTTTCATCATGGCCTCCTCCAAGACCTGCTCCCCGCCTTCTTCCTACGGCGTCAATTTCATCTATGAAAACGATACATGGAGAATTTTTCTTAGCCTGTTCAAAGAGGTCTCTTACCCTGGAAGCTCCTACCCCTACGAACATTTCAACAAAGTCTGAACCGGAAATACTAAAAAACGGAACTCCCGCTTCTCCAGCTACAGCCTTTGCCAGCAAGGTTTTACCTGTTCCCGGAGGTCCTACCAAAAGAACACCTTTAGGGATTCTCGCTCCCAGTTCAACATATTTTCTGGGCTGTTTTAAAAAGTCAACAATTTCTTTTAATTCTTCTTTTTCTTCATCTAATCCTGCTACATTATTAAAAGTAACTTTTTTCTTATCATCTACAACCATTTTAGCACGGCTTTTACCAAAACTCATTACCCGGCTTCCGCCGCCGCCCCCTTGTACTTGCTGCATAATGAATATTAGCAGAATCACCACTAATACCATAATAACAAGGGAAGGTAAAAGCTGTATGAACCAATTGGGCCGGCTAACTGAATAAGTAACAATTTGTGTATTTTCTTCAAACTGCTCAATACGTTCCATAAAATGATCCACACTGGGAACACTAATAACAACCAGATCTCCGTTTTTCAGAGTCGCTTTGACTTCTGCTCCTCTGGAATCGGCATCAGGATAAATGTCTAATCTTTTAACTTCTTCATTTTGCAGATTTTTAATCAATTGATCATAAGTAACCTGATTTTCAGGACTATTAGGGATACTATTTGTAGTAAAAATCACAGCTAAAATGATGATAATAAAAATCAGCATATATAAGCTGAGCCCTTTAAAATATTTTTTCAAACCCATTCCTCCTTCCTGTCTCTAAAAATGCCCTAGGCACCTCGTACA includes:
- a CDS encoding putative glycoside hydrolase, which codes for MGQKGFKFIILGIFLGILAIGIGGYSLHRSGYLNFKNNVEANDKNASDHTQDVKKSSILSFENYMPQPPIDYAAYLEPKKVKAIYVTGWKAGIPQYMDELIEIANTTEINAMVIDVKSDDGYITFDADVPIAKEIGATDRVGIKDIHELMDQLRENNIFPIARIVAFKDPYLAEKRPDFAIKNQDGSIFRAKGIAWVNPYNKEVWDYVIDIAKEAAKVGFKEIQFDYIRFDTSAGMKSVDLGPLAETKTKTEIITEFTEYAVKELKPLGVFVSADVFGTIITSKIDADIVGQDYVEMAKHLDYICPMVYPSHYADGSLGIKYPDLQPYDIILAAMKASNEKLSAIPEGEHRAIVRPWLQDFTATWITHYQPYGPKQIREQIQATYDAGLEEWILWSPSNRYSVGGLLSE
- a CDS encoding biotin--[acetyl-CoA-carboxylase] ligase, translated to MKSKILQLLKDSDGYVSGEEISKVLGVSRTAIWKVISHLKEEGYVIESVTKKGYLLQETPDLLTEDEILYHLKTKWLGRKIVHYHQIDSTNKEAKKLAASGEKEGTIVISEEQLAGRGRLGRTWISPAGTGIWMSVILRPSIAPTDASKITLLAGLAVCEGIKEATGLPVQIKWPNDLVLHNKKICGILTEMSAEMEKINYIILGIGINVNTDSFPEDLKNTATSLKIEGEKEYDRKEIVKAILMYLEQYYELYMKNQDMEDLLEKYKNHCLTLGKEVKIIHRNEEFIGKAVDLSKEGELMVEKQDGQVITVFSGEVSVRGLYGYI
- a CDS encoding ECF transporter S component yields the protein MNQTALAKRSSTQKLVLTGMLVAISIILDATPIGTIRLPIVSATIAHVPTIIGGMTGGPLVGGIVGLSFGLASLIRNLTQPTSILSFAFMNPLVSVLPRILVGIMAYYGYYGIQKFANDYISIIAGAMIGSCTNTVLVLGMMYILYAQRVVEAFSAVGKSGTAKVILLGIATANGIPEMIVAAILTVVIVKGLKKIYNI
- the greA gene encoding transcription elongation factor GreA, whose protein sequence is MAEKKIVLTYEGLDKLEKELQELKTIRRKEVAEKIKEARGQGDLSENAEYDAAKEEQAEIETRIVEIEKILRNAHVIDEDDVNVDVINLGCRVKIQDMEFDEVLDYAIVGSTEADPSEGKISNESPVGAALIGHKVGDVVEVEVPEGKLEFKILEIYR
- the lysS gene encoding lysine--tRNA ligase, whose amino-acid sequence is MSEENQLHLETEEQDLNELLRIRREKLSELQEKGKDPFKLVKYDVTHHSEDIHKNFEAMEGQIVCVAGRMMSKRIMGKASFCDVQDRQGRIQIYVRKDGIGEEAYEEFKRFDIGDIIGAKGEVFKTKKGEISIKAEEVVLLSKSLQILPEKWHGLKDTDLRYRQRYLDLIVNPEVKDTFIKRTAIIKEIRRFLDDKDFLEVETPVLHTIPGGAAARPFITHHNTLDIDMYMRIALELHLKRLIVGGMERVYEIGRVFRNEGMSVRHNPEFTLLELYQAYTDYYGMMDLTENLIRTVAKNVLGTAKVTYGQDEIDLEKPFARLTMVEAVKQYANVDFNEIHTLEEARELAKKHHIEYEERHKKGDILNLFFEEYVEKNLIQPTFIMDHPVEISPLAKRKPDNPDYTERFELFITAREFANAFSELNDPIDQRKRFEYQEELRAAGDEEANMIDEDFLTALEYGMPPTGGLGIGIDRLVMLLTNSYSIRDVLLFPTMKPIENKK
- the ftsH gene encoding ATP-dependent zinc metalloprotease FtsH, translated to MGLKKYFKGLSLYMLIFIIIILAVIFTTNSIPNSPENQVTYDQLIKNLQNEEVKRLDIYPDADSRGAEVKATLKNGDLVVISVPSVDHFMERIEQFEENTQIVTYSVSRPNWFIQLLPSLVIMVLVVILLIFIMQQVQGGGGGSRVMSFGKSRAKMVVDDKKKVTFNNVAGLDEEKEELKEIVDFLKQPRKYVELGARIPKGVLLVGPPGTGKTLLAKAVAGEAGVPFFSISGSDFVEMFVGVGASRVRDLFEQAKKNSPCIVFIDEIDAVGRRRGAGLGGGHDEREQTLNQLLVEMDGFGVNEGVIVIAATNRADILDPALLRPGRFDRRVVVGRPDVKGREEILKVHAKGKPLEEDVDLKVVAQTTAGFTGADLENLLNEAALLSARESKRAINMETIQKAFVKVGIGTEKKSRVISEKEKKITAYHEAGHAIIHQVLTELDPVHSISIIPTGMAGGYTMPLPGEDKMYMTKKRMEQEIISLLGGRAAEKIILDDITTGASNDIERATAIARNMVTKYGMSSLGPIQFGDDNDEVFIGRDLAHTRNYGEAVAGAIDREIRAIIEHAYEEAQAILRNHIDILHKTAQLLMEKEKISGKEFAELFNKVEEKEEKSETSQSETETSKEEISEISSENTTV
- a CDS encoding type III pantothenate kinase: MILAIDVGNTNIVLGAYEGEKLTAYWRMSTHGYKSSDELGMFIYNLLQHNDINPKSMEQVVIASVVPDIMYSLEHGIRKYLCINPLIVGPGIKTGLNIRTDNPRELGADRIVNAVAALKLYGGPAIIIDFGTATTYDVIDKEGNYIGGVISPGINISADALWQRAAKLPKVEIQKPDRVIGKNTIDSMQSGLVYGYVGQVDYIVKRIKKEMKSPEAKVIATGGLAKVIAPESKTIEEVNGFLTLQGLRIIYEKNK
- a CDS encoding DUF6145 family protein, with amino-acid sequence MEKKVIFSASYYTQKYYSNPEFDGIPTSIRNELRMICISLAEKLHAIFTIGFYENGEVYFEARAEECDYDFDEIGVPLEIKRLESEQRELIKMLKLWYKIYMTPEGQPIKEAILKETEKRKNSD
- the dusB gene encoding tRNA dihydrouridine synthase DusB; amino-acid sequence: MKIKDIDIPNSVFLAPMAGVTDLPFRLLCKEMGCGLVYTEMVSAKGLLYDNENTKQLLAVDEREHPVAVQLFGSDARILAEMAKKIEESDIDMIDINMGCPAPKITKNGEGSALMKNPKQIGEIVKAVSSAVKKPVTIKIRKGFDDNTITAVEVAKIAEESGAAAIAVHGRTREQFYSGKADWNIIRQVKEAVSIPVIGNGDVVSPETAKRLFEETNCDAIMIGRGAQGNPWIFKRVLHYLQTGEILEEPSPQEKIDMALRHARMLIEFKGEYIGIREMRKHVSWYTKGLLKAGVLRNKINEAQNYEEMEKLLKEYLEQF